Genomic DNA from Arthrobacter sp. B1I2:
ATCAAGGGCGGCCTGAACGGCATCGACAACGGCCGGCTGCACTTCACCCACGTCCGCATCCCACGGACAAACCTCCTGAACCGGTACGGCAACGTCGATGCCGACGGAACCTACACCTCACCCATCGCCAGCCCCGGCCGGCGCTTCTTTACGATGCTGGGAACGCTGGTCCAGGGCCGCGTATCACTGGACGGCGCCGCCGTCGCAGCGTCCAAGGTGGCACTCAAGGCAGCCATCCAGTACGCCACCGAGCGCCGCCAGTTCAACGCTTCCTCCCACACTGAGGAAGAAGTCCTGCTCGACTACCAGCGGCACCAGCGGCGCCTCTTCACCAGGCTTGCCACCACCTACGCGGCCGGCTTTGCCCACGAACAGCTCCTGCAGAAGTTCGACGACGTCTTCTCCGGAGCCCACGACACCGACGCGGACCGCCAGGACCTGGAAACCCTGGCAGCGGCGCTGAAGCCGCTGAGCACCTGGCACGCCCTGGACACGCTGCAGGAATGCCGGGAAGCCTGCGGCGGTGCCGGTTTCCTGATCGAGAACCGGTTCGCCTCACTGCGCGCCGACCTGGACGTGTACGCGACCTTCGAGGGTGACAACACGGTGCTGCTCCAGCTCGTGGCCAAGCGCCTGCTGGCTGACTACGCCAAGGAATTCCGCAGCGTGGACTTCGGCGTCCTGGCACGGTACGTGGTGAACCAGGCTGCCGGCGCTGCTGTCCACCGCACCGGGCTGCGCCAGGTGGCCCAGTTCGTGGCTGACACCGGCTCGGTCCAAAAGGCTGCCATCGCGCTCCGGGACGAGGAAAGCCAGCGCGCCCTCCTTACGGACAGGGTGCAAACCATGGTGGCCGAGGCAGGAGCGGCACTGAAGGGCAGCAAGCGGCTTCCACAGGACAAGGGCGCCGCCCTGTTCAACCGGCACCAGAACGAACTCATCGACGCCGCCCAGGCCCACGCGGAACTGCTGCAGTGGGAGGCGTTCACTGACGCCCTGCAGCAGGTGTCAGATCCCGGCACCAGGAAGGTCCTGACCTGGCTGCGCGACCTCTTCGGCCTGTCGCTGATCGAGAAGAACCTGTCCTGGTACCTGATGAACGGCCGCCTCTCCATGCAGCGGGCACGCACCGTTGGCGGGTACATCAACCGGCTGCTGGAGAAGATCCGCCCGCATGCCATGGACCTGGTGGACGCCTTCGGTTACGGCGAGGACCACGTACGGGCGGCCATCGCCACGGGCGCCGAGAAGGCCCGGCAGGACGAAGCCCGGGCACACTTCCGCAGCGAGCGGGCAAGCGGACAGTCCCCCGTGGACGAAAAGGTCCTGATCGCCAGGACGGCGGCGGCCCGGAAGGGCTGACCTGCCGGCAGCGCCTGCAACGTCTGTAAACCACGACGGCGCCGCTCCCCCTTCACAGGGAGCGGCGGCGTCGTTGGTTCTTCTGGCGGGACGAGTGGTACTGGCGGGACGCTCAGCCGGCGGCCGGCAGCACCGAGCGGTACACCTCGAGGGTGGTCTCGGTGATGGACTCCCAGGAGAAGTGCTTTTCGGCCCGTTCGCGGCCGGCCTGTCCCATGGCGCGCGCCCGATCGGGGTCGGAAACCACCTCGGTGAGGGCCGCGGCGAACTCCTTGACGAACTTCTCCGGGTCCAACGGCGTGCCGGTGCCGTCGGTGACCTGCTCCAGGTCCACCAGCAGCCCCGTCCGGCCATGATCCACCACCTCGGGGATGCCGCCGGTGGCACTGGCCACCACAGCCGCCCCGCAGGCCATGGCTTCGAGGTTAACGATGCCAAGGGGTTCGTAGATGGAGGGGCACGCGAAAGCGGTGGCGTGGCTGAGCACCTGGATCAGCTCATGGCGCGGCAGCATCCGTTCGATCAGCACCACACCCGTGCGCTGCTTCTGCAGATCCTCGATCAGGGCCGCGGTTTCGGCTGCCAGTTCCGGGGTGTCCGCCGCGCCCAGGCACAGGACCAACTGGACATCGGCCGGAAGCTTCGCAGCCGCCCGCAGGAGGTACGGGACACCCTTCTGCCTTGTGTTTCTGCCCACAAAGACGACGCTTGGCTTGGCGGGATCGATGCCCAGCGCGCGGACGGCGTCGTCGTTTTCATCACGCTGCCAAAGCTCCACGTCGATGCCGTTGTGGACCACCCGGACCTTTGCCGGGTCCACATCCGGGTAGCTGCGCAGGATGTCCTGGCGCATGCCTTCCGAGACGGCAATGATCGCCGCCGCAGCTTCATAGGCCGTCTTCTCCACCCAGGAGGACAGGGCGTAGCCGCCGCCGAGCTGCTCAGCCTTCCAGGGCCGCAGCGGCTCGAGGCTGTGTGCGCTGAGAACGTGCGGAATTCCGTGCAGGAGGGAGGCCAAATGCCCAGCCATGTTGGCGTACCAGGTATGGGAATGGACCACGTCCGCGCCTTGCACGTCCGGCACAATCCGCAGGTCCACACCCAGGGTCTGCACCGCTGCGTTGGCCCCTCCCAGGTCCTCCGGGACCTGGTACGACGTCACCGTCGCGCCATGGTAATCGGCATCGCGGGGAGCACCGAAAGCACGAACCTGCAGGTCAACGTGCTTACTAAGCACCCTGCTCAATTCGGCCACATGCACCCCGGCGCCACCGTAGATCTCCGGCGGAAACTCTTTAGTCACAATGTCTATTCGCACAAGACCCAAGGTAGTCCTTCACGCATAACTGTTCTAGTGTGAAGGAGTCCGGGCGTACCGGACTGTCTTGGGAGTTACGAAGGCGTACAGGAGCGACCACCATGCCGTTAACCAAAAAAGTCCTGGCCATTGTCCTCGCAGGCGGCGAGGGAAACAGGCTGATGCCACTGACGGCAGACCGGGCCAAGCCCGCCGTGCCCTTCGCCGGCAGCTACCGCCTCATCGACTTCGCGTTGTCCAACCTGGTCAATTCCCGCTACCTCCAGATTGTGGTGCTGACCCAGTACAAGTCGCACAGCCTTGACCGGCACATCTCCGAGACCTGGCGGATGTCCACCCAGCTTGGCAACTACATCGCTTCGGTCCCCGCACAGCAGCGTGTGGGCAAAAGCTGGTTCCTTGGCAGCGCCAATGCCATTTACCAGTCCCTGAACCTGATCCGCGACGCGAACCCGGACATTGTGGTGGTGGTGGGCGCGGACCACGTGTACCGCATGGACTTCGCCCAGATGGTGGCCCAGCACGTGAACAGCGGGGCCAAGGCCACCGTCGCCGCAGTGCGGCAGCCGCTGCACATGGCCGACCAGTTCGGCGTCATCGAAGTGGACCAGAACGATCCCCAGAAGATCGCCGCCTTCGTGGAAAAGCCCGCCAGCACTCCCGGGCTTGCCGCCGATCCTTCACAGTTCCTGGCCTCCATGGGCAACTACGTGTTCGACGCCGACGCCCTGGTGGCCGCGCTGCACGTCGATGCCGAGCGGCTGGACACCAAGCACGACATGGGCGGGGACATCATTCCCTACTTCGTGAACCAGGGCGAGGCCGGCGTCTACGACTTCACGCTCAACGACATCCCCGGCTCCACCGAACGCGACCGCACCTACTGGCGCGACGTGGGCACCATCGACTCCTTTTACGACGCCCACATAGACCTCATCTCCCCGCTGCCGGTCTTCAACCTCTACAACTCCGAGTGGCCCATCTACACGCGGCAAAGCATTTCCCCGCCGGCCAAGTTCGTCCGCGGCAAGAACAACACTGTGGGCACGGCGCTGGATTCGATCGTCTCCAGTGGCGTGGTGATTTCCGGCGGGGTGGTGGAAGGCTCGGTGCTGTCCAACGACGTGTACGTGGCCACCAGCGGCCGGGTCATCGACTCGGTCCTGATGGACAAGGTGCAGGTGGGCGAAGGGGCAGTGATCAACCGAGCCATCCTGGACAAGAACGTCAAGGTCCCTGCCGGTGCCGCCATCGGCCTGGACCCGGACCTGGACCGTGCGCGCGGGTTCAAGGTCACGGACTCCGGCATCACGGTCCTCTCCAAGGGCCAGGAAGTTCCGGAACCCGGTGACAAGGAGCGGCAGCTCGCCGCCAGTCACCTTAGCCTGCTGCCCAGCGCCATCAAGGCCGCCGCGGAGCAGTATCCCGGTGTCCGCGAGGCCGCCGACAAGGTGGCCGGTACGCACGCCGCAGCAGCGGCGGAGGCGGCTCCGGCCGCCAGGGTTTCCTGACCCGGGCACCATATCCCCCAAGGCATATGCAGGCCGGGGCACCGCTGATGGTGCCCCGGCCTGCCGCGTACGCTGTAAAATTTTCCCAATGAGCTCCCCCGATCTGACCCCTGAGGACATCCAGGCCTGCCTCAAGGTCCTGAACACCATCCACGCGTATGACGAGGAGCACCCCGGACTACATCTCGGTGCGCCGCGCCACCGGGAAGATGTTCAAGGCAGTCAAGCGCCACCGCAGGGTCACCAAGCGCGACACAATCGCCGAGGCCGACCGTGCCGTCATTGCCCAGACGGCCACCGCCGCGCCGGACCGGATCGATGACGAGACCCGCGGCAACAAGCTGGCACCCTCGGCCACCGGCGAGATCGCGGGCCACCTCATCCGGTCCCGCCCCTGCTACATCTGCAAGCAGCACTACACCCAGGTGGACGCCTTCTACCACCAGCTCTGCCCCGAATGCGCGGCCTTCAGCCACAGCAAGCGTGACGCGCGGACCGACCTGACCGGCCGGCGGGCCCTGCTCACCGGCGGGCGCGCCAAGATCGGGATGTACATCGCCCTCCGGCTGCTGCGCGACGGGGCCCACACCACCATAACCACCCGCTTCCCCAAGGACGCTGCCCGCCGGTTCGCCGCAATGGAAGACAGCGGCGAATGGCTGCACCGGCTCCGGATCGTCGGCATCGACCTGCGCGACCCTTCCCAGGTCATGGCCCTGACCGACTCACTCAACGAGGCCGGTCCGATGGACATCATCATCAACAATGCCGCCCAGACCGTGCGCCGCTCCGGCAACGCCTACAAGCCCCTGGTAGACGCAGAAGACGAGCCGCTTCCCGCGGCGCTCGAACACGCCAACGGCGGCCCCGAACTGCTGACCTTCGGCCATGCGCACGACAAGCATCCGCTGGCGCTTGCCGGCAGCGTCACCGAACATCCGGTCCTGGCCGGCGACGCCATCACCTCACTGGCACTGTCCACCGGGTCCGCCTCCCTGGAGCGGATCGCCTCCGGGACCGCGATCGACGCCGGCGGCCTGGTCCCCGACCTAGCCACCATCAACAGCTGGACGCAGGTGGTGGACGAAGTGGATCCGCTCGAAATGCTCGAGGTCCAGCTCTGCAACGTGACCGCGCCGTTCCTGCTGGTCAGCCGGCTCCGCCCCGCCATGAAGCGCTCCACCGCGCGGCGGAAGTACATCGTGAACGTCTCCGCCATGGAAGGCCAGTTCTCCCGGGCCTACAAGGGGCCTGGCCATCCGCACACCAACATGGCCAAGGCTGCGCTGAACATGATGACCCGCACCAGCGCCCAGGAGATGCTGGAGACGGACGGCATCCTGATGACCGCCGTGGACACCGGCTGGATCACGGATGAACGTCCCCACTTCACCAAGGTCCGGCTCATGGAGGAAGGCTTCCACGCGCCCCTGGACCTGGTGGACGGCGCGGCCCGTGTTTACGATCCCATCGTCATGGGCGAGAACGGCGAGGACCAGTACGGCGTCTTCCTCAAGGATTACAAGCCCAGCCCCTGGTGAAGGGCGTATGCTCACCGCATGAGCAACGAGTCATCTCCCCAAGTGCAGAACCTCGAACACCACGAATGCTGGGCGTTGCTGCGGACGGTGTCCGTGGGAAGGCTGGCCGTGCTGGTGGACGGGCGGCCGGACATCTTCCCTGTCAACTACACGGTGGACGGCGGCACGCTGGTCTTCCGGACAGGCCAGGGAACCAAATTGTCCGCAGCCTCCGGCGACTCCGCCGTTGCCGTGGAAGCCGATGGTGTGGACCCTGACACGGGCCTGGCCTGGAGTGTGGTGATCAAGGGCACCGCTGCCCTGCTCAAGAGCACCGAGGAAGTGCTGGAGACGTCCCGCCTGTACCTCTTCCCCTGGCAGTCGGGGCGCAAGGACGCGTTCATCCGCATCACCCCGGACTCGGTCACGGGCCGCCGCTTCCAGGTCACGGATCCGATGACCTGGTGGACCCAGATCAGCAGCAGTGCCAGAACGTCTCCGGAATAGAGCCGGCGCCGTCAGGTTCCCGCGGCCACGAAAGCGGGGAACCCGTCGTCTCAGGCGAGCTGGGTGATCTCCACGCTGACATTCAGGGCGGATCCGCCACCGCCGGACAGGATGCCCTTCAGCGGCGTTACATCCCGGTAGTCCCTGCCACGGGCCACCGTGACGTGGAAGTCGCCGGCCGGTTTGTGGTTGGTGGGGTCCCAACTGCGCCAGTCGCCGTCCCACCATTCCAGCCAGGCGTGCGACTGCCCGGCCACGGTCTCGCCGATTCCCGCGCTGGACCGCGGGTGCAGGTAGCCGGAGACGTACCGCGCGGGAATGCCGCAGCTGCGCAGCGCGCCGATGGCCAGATGTGCCAGGTCCTGGCATACGCCCTGGCGCTGCCCCCAGGCCTCCTCCGCGTTGGTGGTGACCGCAGTGGAGCCTGACATGTACGTCATCTCTCCGCGCATCCAGGCAAAGACCGCCATGGCGGCCTCGTGCGGGTTCTTCCCGGCCACGACGTCCGGGATGATGCCCAGCACTTCGTCACCGGGCCCGCTCAGCCGGGACTGCGGCAGCCAGTCACTGAAGGCGTCCAGCGTCTCCGGGGAGGCAAGGATGTCCCAGCCCGCAATGTCCGCTTCCGACGGGATCTTCTCCGCCCGGTGCACCTCCACGGTGATGTTGGAGACCACTTCGAGGTTTTCGTGGGGCATCTGCATGTCAAAGGCGGTGACCCTGGTCCCCCAGTAGTCGCGGTAGGTGCTCACCGCGGCCTGCGACGGGGAAACCTTCACCACCGACTCCAGGACCACCTGCTGCGAATCCGTCAGCGGCGTCATCCGGGCCTCGTTATAGGACAGGGTCACCCGCTTGTTGTACTTGTAGGCCGTTCTGTGGACGATGCTCAACCGGGTCATGACACTTCTCCCACCCAGGCAAGTTCGTCCGCCTGATTGAAGTACTTACGGGAAATGGCGTCCGAGGCCTGGGACACTGCCTTCTGCACCCGCTCCATGTGCTCGGGCAGCTCTGACATGAGGTCGTCTGTCCGGTGGAACTCAAGGAAGGTACGGGCCTGCCCCACGATGCGGCGGGCGTCATTGATGAAGCCCACCCGCTGCGCGGACGGGTCCAGCTTGGCAAGGCACTCATCAGCGTCCCGCAGCGCGTAGACGATGGACCGCGGAAAGAGCCGGTCCAGGAGCAGGAACTCGGCAGCGTGCTGGTCACCGAACGCGGCGCGCCGGGTGCGCAGGAAGGATTCGTAGGCGCCGGCGCAGCGCAGCATGTTGACCCAGGACATTCCGGCCGAGAGCACGTCGCGGGTGGAAAGCATCCTGGCCGTCATGTCCGCGCGTTCCAGGGACCGGCCCAGGACCAGGAAGAGCCAGCTTTCGTCATGGCTCACCGTGGTGTCGGCAAGGCCGCTGACCATGGCCGTGCGCTCCAGGGTCCAGTTGCAGAAACGGTAGGTGCCCACCACGTCCTTGCGGTGCTGGCTCAGCCCGTAATAGGTGGTGTTGAGGCTCTCCCAGAGGCCGGAGGACACGGTTTCGCGGGCACGGCGGGCGTTCTCGCGGGCAGCACCAAGGGAGCCGGCGATGGATGTGGCGCTCGTCTTGTCGTAGGCCAGGGCATGGAGCAGTTCCGGCAGGCCGAAGTCCTCGCTCTGCGGCCGGGCGCCCATGACGGCCAGCAGTTCCTGGGCCACGCTCCTGCGCTCCTCCATGGGGAGGTGGTTCAGGCGCTCCAGGTGTACATCCAGAATGCGGGCGGTACCGTCCGCCCGCTCCACATAGCGGCCGATCCAAAACAGGGACTCGGCAATACGGCTAAGCATTCGCGGCTACCTCCAGCGTGCCAGGAACTTTGTAAGGGGAATGTCCAACGGCGGCGCGGCTCACTGCTGCTGCTCCGACTGGCGGTCGCGCCAGTTGCTTTCCACCGGCCACACGGAGACCCGTTCACGGACCGTGACGGACTGGCGGGGAACGGTTTCCACCGGCACCTGGGGTGAGTCGGCCAGGACCCACGTGTCCTTGGACCCGCCGCCCTGGCTGGAGTTGACGATCAGGGACCCTTCCTTGAGCGCCACGCGGGTCAGTCCGCCCGGGAGCACCCAGACGTTGTCGCCGTCGTTCACGGCAAAGGGCCTCAGGTCCACGTGCCGGGGGCCGAACTTGTCGCCGCCCAGGGTGGGAACGGTTGAAAGCTGCAGCACCGGCTGGGCGATCCAGCCGCGGGGGTCCGCGATGATCCGCTGGCGGAGGGCGTCCAGTTCGTCCCTGGAGGCGTCGGGGCCGATGACAAGGCCCTTGCCGCCGGAACCGTCCACGGGCTTGACCACCAGTTCTGCGAGGTTGTCCAGGGTGTACTCCCTGGCCTCCTTCTCCTCGAGCCGGAAGGTGTCCACGTTGGCGATGATGGGCTCCTCGCTGAGGTAGTAGCGGATCAGGTCAGGGACGTAACTGTAAACCAGTTTGTCGTCCGCGACGCCATTGCCCACGGCGTTGGCGATGGTGACGCCGCCGGCGCGGGCGGCGTTGACCAGGCCGGGGCAGCCAAGCATGGAGTCGGACCGGAACTGCAGCGGGTCCAGGAAGTCGTCGTCGATCCGTTTGTAGATGACGTCCACGCGCTGCTCGCCGGCGGTGGTGCGCATGTAAACGCGGTTTCCGCGGCAGATGAGGTCTCGGCCTTCCACCAGCTCCACGCCCATGAGGCCGGCCAGGAGGGTGTGCTCGAAGTAGGCGCTGTTGAACACGCCCGGCGTCAGGACGACGACGGTGGGGTCGTCCACGCCGGAGGGTGCGGTCTTGCGCAGGGCCGAGAGCAGCCGGCGCGGGTACTCCTCGACGGGCCGGATGAGCTGCTGGCCGAAGGCCTCGGGCAGGCCCTTGGCCATGGCGCGCCGGTTCTCCAGAACGTAGCTGACCCCGGACGGGACGCGGACGTTGTCCTCGAGGACGCGGAAGGTGCCGGCGGCGTCGCGGACGACGTCGATGCCGGAGATGTGGACCCGTACCCCGCCTGCCGGTTCAAAGCCGTGGACCTGCCGGTGGAAGTGGGCGCTGGTGGTCACCAGCTGACGGGGGATCACACCGTCGGACACCACCGTCATCTTGTCGTAGACGTCGTTCAGGAACGCCTCGAGGGCGTGCACGCGCTGGGCGACGCCGCGTTCCAGGACGTCCCACTCGGCTGCGGGGATGACGCGCGGGACGATGTCGAGCGGAAAGGGCCGTTCCTCGCCCGCGTAGTCGAAGGTCACGCCGCGGTCCAGGAAGGTGCGTGCCATGGAGTCGGCGCGTGCGCTGACGTCCGCCAGGGAGAGCTTCCGGAGCGCATCCGCCACCTGCCCGTACGAGTCCCTGGCCTGTTGTCCCGGGGCGAACATCTCGTCGTAGGCTCCGGTACGGCCCGCGGCCTCGGAGTAATCCTGGAATAGGTCTGACATGTCCAATAGCCAACCATCTTTTTGTTTCGAATTCATTACTGCCATCCATTCTGGCGTGTTGGCGCCGAAGGCCCGGTTGGTACTTTACGGGCCCCGTCGGGCACAGTTGGTGAGTGCCAGACAGCAGAAGCCTCCCAGCGCCGGGCCACGGCAGTTCCGGGCACGGGTTTGCCCGGCTGGTTCCGGGGCTTGCCGCAGCCGCAGCCGCTGTTGCAGGGGCGTTCCTGGTACATGGACTGCTGCCGGCACTGCCGGCGATGACCCTCGCTGTGGTCCTGGGCGTTCTTGCCGCCAACCTGCCCGGTGCGGGTGCCTGGACGGGCGGTCAAGCCCGGCCGGGGCTGGACTTCGCGGGCAAGCACCTGATGCGCGGAGGCATCGTGCTCCTGGGCCTGAAGGTCAGCGTCATGGACGTCCTGGGCCTGGGGTGGCTGGCCCTGGTCCTGATTGTGGGCGTCGTGGCGGCCAGTTTCGGCGGCACGTACGCGATCTCGCGCTTGTTCCGCCTGCCGCCGGTGACCTCGCTCCTGGTGGCTACGGGGTTCTCCATCTGTGGCGCCTCCGCCATTGGCGCCATGGCCGCCGTCCGCCGCATCCGGCACTCGGAAACCGTGCTGCCCGTAGCCCTCGTCACCCTCTGCGGGACCCTGGCCATCGGCATCCTGCCCCTCCTCGCCCATCCCTTGGGGCTCGCGGCCGCAGTTTTTGGAGCCTGGACCGGCGCGTCGGTACACGATGTGGGCCAGGTGGTGGCCACGGCGCAAACCGCCGGGACGGGCGCCCTGGCGATCGCCGTCGTCGTCAAGCTCACCCGCGTTCTACTGCTGGCGCCCATTGCCGCCGCGGCAGGTGCGCACCACAGACGGGACGCGAGGGCCCTGGGGGCCGCGAACGGCGTGACAGCGGAAATGCCGCCGCTGGTGCCGCTGTTCGTCGTGGGCTTCGTGGCCATGGTGGCGCTGCGCTCCACGGGCTGGCTGTCCGCTGGCTGGCTCGAATCGGGGGCCGCGGCGCAGGACATCCTGCTGGGCGCGGCCCTGTTTGGTCTCGGCTCCGCGGTGCGGATCCGCACCCTGCTCCACACCGGCGGGCAGGCACTCCTGGCGGCTCTCGCCTCCTGGCTCCTGATTGCCGTGCTGGGCCTGGCGGCCGCCTTCCTGATCGCCGGCTGAGCCATTGAAACAGCCCCGTGATTAGATAGCCGGGTGTCACATGAGAATCTGCTGCGCCGCGAAGCCGCCGAACGTTCAGCCCTGATCAGCACCACCAGCTATGACATCTCCCTGGATGTGCGGCAGGCAGCAGATCCGGCGGTCGCCGGCTACACGAGCCGCAGCGTCATCACCTTCACCGCCGAGCCCGGGGCAAGCACGTTCCTGGATTTCATCGGCAGCGACGTGCACAGCGTGCTCCTCAACGGCAAGGGGCTGCCCGTGGAGGACGTGGTGGACGGCGCGCGGATCCGGCTGGACAGCCTGCGGGCCGAAAACCAGGTCACCGTCACCGGGACGGCGCTGTACAGCCGGTCGGGTGAGGGCATGCACCGGTTCGTGGATCCCGCGGACGGCCAGTGCTACCTGTACACACAGTATGAGCCGGCCGACGCCCGCCGGGTCTTCGCCAACTTCGAGCAGCCCGACCTCAAGGCCACCTACACGTTCCACGTCATGGCTCCTGCAGAGTGGCAGGTGGCCTCCAACGGCGCCGAGGTGAACCGCACCCTGCTGACCAGCGACCCCGCCACCGCGTGCTGGGACTTCGCCACCACCCTGCCCATGTCCACCTACATCACCACCGTCCTGGCCGGGCCCTATTTCAAGGCCGAGGACCGCTGGGAGGCAACGCTCGACGACGGCACCCGCCTTGACGTCCCGCTGGCCCTCTACTGCCGCGCATCCATGGCGGCCTCCTTCGACGCGGAAGAGCTGTTCGGCCTGACCAAAAAGGGCCTGGACTTCTTCAACCGCCTCTTCGACTTCCCCTACCCCTGGGGCAAGTACGACCAGGCATTCGTCCCCGAATACAACCTCGGCGCCATGGAGAACCCGGGCCTGGTCACTTTCACGGAAAGCTACGTATTCACCTCGCGGGCCACGGACGCCCAGTACCAGGGCCGCGCCAACACCCTGATGCACGAGATGGCGCACATGTGGTTCGGCGACCTGGTGACCATGCAGTGGTGGGACGATCTCTGGCTCAAGGAATCGTTCGCGGACTACATGGGCACGCTCGCCGTTGACCGGGCCACGGACTGGGACACGGCATGGGTCAACTTCGCCAACAAACGCAAGGCCTGGGCCTACGTCCAGGACCAGCTCCCCACCACCCATCCGGTCGTGGCGGACATCCCGGACCTGGAAGCGGCAAAACAGAACTTTGACGGCATCACCTATGCCAAGGGGGCGTCGGTCCTCAAGCAGCTGGTGGCGTACGTGGGCTTTGACGCCTTCATTGCGGGCTCGCGGGAGTACTTCCGGAAGCACGCCTACGGGAACACGTCGCTGGCCGACCTCCTTGAAGCCCTGGCTGCGGCCTCGGGCCGGGACCTCTCCGGCTGGGCCCGGCAGTGGCTGCAGACTTCCGGGATTTCCACCCTGTGGCTGGATTTCTCATCCCTTGGCACGGAAGCGGACGACGACGGCGTGCCGGGCGGGGTGGCGATCGTCCAGGAAGCGACGGACCCGGTGACGGGACGGCAAGAGCTGCGTCCGCACCGCCTCCGGGTGGGCTCCTACGATTTCGACCGGGACGGTGCCCTGGTACGGACCGGGAGCATCGAAACCGATGTGGCCGGCGCGCGGACTGAACTCCCCCAGCTTGGCGGCCAGCAGCGGCCGGCGCTCCTGCTGGTCAATGACGAGGACCTGACGTATGCCAAGGTACGGCTGGACCCGGTCTCCGAAGCAACGGTCCGTGCTTCCCTGGACCGGATAGCGGACCCCATGGCGCGTGCCCTCTGCTGGACTGCGCTCTGGAACTCTGCCCGTGACGGCGAAAGCCCGGCGGCCCGCTACGTTGATGCTGTGACCGCTTTCGGGCCGGCTGAAACCGGCATCGGGGTCCTGCTGAACATCCTGGACAACGCAACCACCGCCGTCGAGCGCTACACGCCGGCGGACACCCGGGACAGCGTGCGCGCTACTTTCCTGGCGGCAGCCGCCGCCGAGCTGGACCGGGCCGTCGCGGGCTCCGACGC
This window encodes:
- a CDS encoding acyl-CoA dehydrogenase family protein; amino-acid sequence: MTDVVDRPARKGTRPAATPAANPVGESPVPAVDVEALGRQLLGKWAGVRLQARDLAARPELHKIEGLTHTEHRARVFGQLKYLVDNEAVHRAFPAELGGSDDHGGNIAGFEELVVADPSLQIKAGVQWGLFGSAVMHLGTAEHHTKWLPGIMNMEIPGCFAMTETGHGSDVASIATTATYDAAAEEFIIHTPFHAAWKDYIGNAANDGLGAVVFAQLVTRGVNHGVHAFYVDLRDPETKEFLPGIGGEDDGIKGGLNGIDNGRLHFTHVRIPRTNLLNRYGNVDADGTYTSPIASPGRRFFTMLGTLVQGRVSLDGAAVAASKVALKAAIQYATERRQFNASSHTEEEVLLDYQRHQRRLFTRLATTYAAGFAHEQLLQKFDDVFSGAHDTDADRQDLETLAAALKPLSTWHALDTLQECREACGGAGFLIENRFASLRADLDVYATFEGDNTVLLQLVAKRLLADYAKEFRSVDFGVLARYVVNQAAGAAVHRTGLRQVAQFVADTGSVQKAAIALRDEESQRALLTDRVQTMVAEAGAALKGSKRLPQDKGAALFNRHQNELIDAAQAHAELLQWEAFTDALQQVSDPGTRKVLTWLRDLFGLSLIEKNLSWYLMNGRLSMQRARTVGGYINRLLEKIRPHAMDLVDAFGYGEDHVRAAIATGAEKARQDEARAHFRSERASGQSPVDEKVLIARTAAARKG
- the glgA gene encoding glycogen synthase, producing the protein MRIDIVTKEFPPEIYGGAGVHVAELSRVLSKHVDLQVRAFGAPRDADYHGATVTSYQVPEDLGGANAAVQTLGVDLRIVPDVQGADVVHSHTWYANMAGHLASLLHGIPHVLSAHSLEPLRPWKAEQLGGGYALSSWVEKTAYEAAAAIIAVSEGMRQDILRSYPDVDPAKVRVVHNGIDVELWQRDENDDAVRALGIDPAKPSVVFVGRNTRQKGVPYLLRAAAKLPADVQLVLCLGAADTPELAAETAALIEDLQKQRTGVVLIERMLPRHELIQVLSHATAFACPSIYEPLGIVNLEAMACGAAVVASATGGIPEVVDHGRTGLLVDLEQVTDGTGTPLDPEKFVKEFAAALTEVVSDPDRARAMGQAGRERAEKHFSWESITETTLEVYRSVLPAAG
- the glgC gene encoding glucose-1-phosphate adenylyltransferase produces the protein MPLTKKVLAIVLAGGEGNRLMPLTADRAKPAVPFAGSYRLIDFALSNLVNSRYLQIVVLTQYKSHSLDRHISETWRMSTQLGNYIASVPAQQRVGKSWFLGSANAIYQSLNLIRDANPDIVVVVGADHVYRMDFAQMVAQHVNSGAKATVAAVRQPLHMADQFGVIEVDQNDPQKIAAFVEKPASTPGLAADPSQFLASMGNYVFDADALVAALHVDAERLDTKHDMGGDIIPYFVNQGEAGVYDFTLNDIPGSTERDRTYWRDVGTIDSFYDAHIDLISPLPVFNLYNSEWPIYTRQSISPPAKFVRGKNNTVGTALDSIVSSGVVISGGVVEGSVLSNDVYVATSGRVIDSVLMDKVQVGEGAVINRAILDKNVKVPAGAAIGLDPDLDRARGFKVTDSGITVLSKGQEVPEPGDKERQLAASHLSLLPSAIKAAAEQYPGVREAADKVAGTHAAAAAEAAPAARVS
- a CDS encoding pyridoxamine 5'-phosphate oxidase family protein, whose product is MSNESSPQVQNLEHHECWALLRTVSVGRLAVLVDGRPDIFPVNYTVDGGTLVFRTGQGTKLSAASGDSAVAVEADGVDPDTGLAWSVVIKGTAALLKSTEEVLETSRLYLFPWQSGRKDAFIRITPDSVTGRRFQVTDPMTWWTQISSSARTSPE
- a CDS encoding transglutaminase family protein, translating into MTRLSIVHRTAYKYNKRVTLSYNEARMTPLTDSQQVVLESVVKVSPSQAAVSTYRDYWGTRVTAFDMQMPHENLEVVSNITVEVHRAEKIPSEADIAGWDILASPETLDAFSDWLPQSRLSGPGDEVLGIIPDVVAGKNPHEAAMAVFAWMRGEMTYMSGSTAVTTNAEEAWGQRQGVCQDLAHLAIGALRSCGIPARYVSGYLHPRSSAGIGETVAGQSHAWLEWWDGDWRSWDPTNHKPAGDFHVTVARGRDYRDVTPLKGILSGGGGSALNVSVEITQLA
- a CDS encoding alpha-E domain-containing protein; translation: MLSRIAESLFWIGRYVERADGTARILDVHLERLNHLPMEERRSVAQELLAVMGARPQSEDFGLPELLHALAYDKTSATSIAGSLGAARENARRARETVSSGLWESLNTTYYGLSQHRKDVVGTYRFCNWTLERTAMVSGLADTTVSHDESWLFLVLGRSLERADMTARMLSTRDVLSAGMSWVNMLRCAGAYESFLRTRRAAFGDQHAAEFLLLDRLFPRSIVYALRDADECLAKLDPSAQRVGFINDARRIVGQARTFLEFHRTDDLMSELPEHMERVQKAVSQASDAISRKYFNQADELAWVGEVS